The region AGGTATTTAACCATCGGATAACCCCTACAAGGTGAATTTGAAGTCTTTGATTAGCATACCGGGGATCTTTTTTCCACCGAAAGCACGGTTTTCATAAGTCAAAACCATGGGATCGATGGCTTGAAAGTCTGTGACGGCCATCAGGTTTTCGCCCAGGCAGTCATAAAGGCTTTCATCAAAGCGCATATCGGCGATGGGGGCGACAATTTCGCCGTTTTCCACCCAGAAGCAGGCATAACGAGTCATGCCCGTAATTCGAGCATTCATTCTATCTGACCAATTCAAGTAGTGAAGATTGGATAAATAAAGTCCTGTTCCCAATTCCTTTAGAACATCCTGTTCTTTTAACGAGCCGGGTAAAATCTCCATCGCCCGCGGATATTCACCAGCGTCGGCGCCATTGCCTTCCACCGAGTATTCTTTTGCCGACCGGGTGCTGATCATAAAATTCTTAAGCTGCCCCGCTTGGATAAGATCCAGACTTTCAGGGGCCAGTTCACCCAAACTGTTGAAGCGATGAATAAGACCCAGGCTGTAGTTTTCACGAATCGACAGTAAAGAGGACAACGTCTTTTCTTGATCGGCCAACTTTTGCAGAGCAGAGCCACCTTGTTTGTAAGCCGTAAAGCTCAGGGCTCCCCAAGAAAACATCGTGGCCATTTCCGCCACCGCTCCCGGGGCCAGATAAGTGCGATACGCACCCGGCGCCAAAGTCTTTTTAGGTCGATCCATCAGACGGAGCTGATTTTTACTTTGCGCCAGATTGCCTTCAAAATCTTTTTGCTCCCAGTGCGTGCCGGCATAAACAGACTTCACGGCCTTTTCGCCCAAATAAAGAGAGTAGTCCATGAAGAAGTTTTCTGTCGCAAACCAGTGACTTT is a window of Bdellovibrio sp. ArHS DNA encoding:
- a CDS encoding metallopeptidase TldD-related protein, producing MNFTENTKKSFNTVADFILANLQPGEEANVNLHAEESLFIRFNGSKVRQNTTVEQKTLSLLLQKDGRTASFSFSITGDEAEDKSRATFWLSEARKECALLPEDPYQVPLKNNGVSDSTFKGSLLPGEAVIAAITQPAAGVDLAGLYCAGPLISANKNSQGQSHWFATENFFMDYSLYLGEKAVKSVYAGTHWEQKDFEGNLAQSKNQLRLMDRPKKTLAPGAYRTYLAPGAVAEMATMFSWGALSFTAYKQGGSALQKLADQEKTLSSLLSIRENYSLGLIHRFNSLGELAPESLDLIQAGQLKNFMISTRSAKEYSVEGNGADAGEYPRAMEILPGSLKEQDVLKELGTGLYLSNLHYLNWSDRMNARITGMTRYACFWVENGEIVAPIADMRFDESLYDCLGENLMAVTDFQAIDPMVLTYENRAFGGKKIPGMLIKDFKFTL